In Elusimicrobiales bacterium, a single genomic region encodes these proteins:
- a CDS encoding sodium:solute symporter family protein codes for MRLEFIDWIIIAASLLVCFVPALLMSRRSGRDTSEFFASGRAVPWWLGGLSMVATTFASDTPNLVTDIVRRNGVAGNWVWWAFALTGVSTVFFYARLWRRSGVMTDLEFYELRYSGAAARAVRGFRAVYLGLLFNCLIMANVNLAACKIAGILFGIPRWQTLLFCGALNVAFAAHSGLWGVLVIDMIQFFIKMSAVIAAAYFALKLPQVGGLSGLVDKVSAMRGPGGTHYLDMLPDFTGNWEMAFAVFVVPLAVQWWAVWYPGSEPGGGSYIAQRMLASKSEKDSLGAVLFFNVAHYVLRPWPWILVALASLIVYPELSDIQKAFPNLDPTLLGHDIAYPAMLKFLPAGFAGLMVGGLIAANSSTILTHLNWGASYLVHDFYRRFIRPGREEKHYVRAGRIATAGLFVCAGLLVFALDTAKDTFDIVLQVGAGTGLLYLLRWFWWRINAWCEVAAMVSSFLISVAFILLRRGYGVHFSSCSQLVLTVCFTTICWLAAAYLAPATDRGTLISFFKLVRPAGPGWAGIRREAGLSESDLPGGGRLPLALLGWVSGCATIWSSLFAVGNFLYGRAGYGCAMLAVFITGGLTLLWVIRQLWTEPQPVSR; via the coding sequence ATGCGCCTGGAATTCATTGACTGGATTATCATAGCGGCCTCGCTGCTTGTCTGCTTTGTGCCGGCATTGCTGATGTCGCGCCGTTCCGGCAGGGACACCTCGGAATTTTTCGCCTCCGGGCGCGCGGTGCCGTGGTGGCTGGGCGGGCTTTCCATGGTGGCCACCACCTTCGCCAGCGATACCCCCAATCTTGTAACCGACATTGTCCGCCGCAACGGCGTCGCCGGCAACTGGGTGTGGTGGGCGTTTGCGCTGACCGGCGTCTCCACGGTGTTTTTCTACGCGCGGCTGTGGCGGCGCAGCGGGGTGATGACGGACCTGGAATTCTACGAGCTGCGCTACTCCGGCGCGGCGGCGCGGGCGGTGCGCGGGTTCCGGGCGGTTTACCTGGGGCTTTTGTTCAACTGCCTTATAATGGCAAATGTCAATCTGGCGGCCTGCAAGATAGCCGGCATACTATTCGGCATTCCGCGCTGGCAGACGCTTTTGTTCTGCGGCGCGCTGAATGTGGCGTTCGCGGCGCACTCCGGCCTGTGGGGGGTGCTGGTCATAGACATGATTCAGTTTTTCATAAAGATGTCGGCGGTGATAGCGGCGGCTTATTTCGCGCTGAAGCTGCCGCAGGTGGGCGGGCTGTCCGGGCTGGTGGACAAAGTCTCCGCCATGAGGGGGCCGGGCGGGACGCATTACCTGGACATGCTGCCGGATTTCACCGGAAACTGGGAGATGGCGTTTGCCGTCTTTGTGGTTCCGCTTGCGGTGCAGTGGTGGGCGGTGTGGTATCCCGGCTCCGAGCCGGGCGGCGGCAGCTATATCGCGCAGCGGATGCTGGCCTCCAAGTCCGAGAAAGATTCGCTGGGCGCGGTGCTGTTTTTCAACGTGGCGCATTATGTGCTGCGCCCGTGGCCGTGGATACTGGTGGCGCTTGCCTCGCTTATAGTGTATCCCGAATTATCCGACATACAGAAGGCTTTCCCCAATCTGGACCCCACCCTGCTGGGGCATGACATAGCGTATCCGGCAATGCTCAAATTCCTGCCCGCCGGCTTTGCGGGGCTGATGGTAGGCGGGCTTATCGCCGCCAATTCCTCCACCATACTGACGCACTTGAACTGGGGCGCGTCGTATCTGGTGCATGATTTCTACCGCCGTTTTATCCGCCCGGGCAGGGAGGAAAAGCATTACGTGCGCGCAGGACGCATCGCCACGGCGGGACTGTTTGTCTGCGCCGGGCTGCTGGTATTCGCGCTGGACACGGCGAAAGACACGTTTGACATAGTGCTGCAGGTCGGCGCGGGGACGGGGCTTTTATATCTGCTGCGCTGGTTCTGGTGGCGCATAAACGCCTGGTGCGAAGTGGCGGCGATGGTCAGTTCCTTTCTGATTTCCGTCGCCTTCATCCTGCTGCGCAGGGGCTACGGAGTGCATTTCAGCTCCTGCTCCCAGCTTGTGCTGACGGTGTGTTTCACCACCATCTGCTGGCTGGCGGCGGCATATCTGGCCCCCGCCACGGACCGCGGCACGCTGATAAGCTTCTTCAAACTCGTCCGCCCCGCCGGCCCCGGCTGGGCCGGAATCCGGCGCGAAGCCGGACTGTCCGAAAGCGATTTGCCGGGGGGCGGGCGCCTCCCCCTGGCGCTGCTGGGCTGGGTGTCGGGGTGCGCCACCATCTGGTCGTCGCTGTTTGCGGTGGGAAATTTTCTGTACGGGCGCGCGGGCTACGGTTGCGCGATGCTTGCCGTTTTCATCACCGGCGGACTGACTCTGCTCTGGGTTATCCGGCAGTTGTGGACAGAACCGCAACCCGTCAGCAGGTAA
- a CDS encoding HesA/MoeB/ThiF family protein has protein sequence MERYARQMLLPEIGPEGQARLGNAKIAVVGAGGLGCAALPYLAAAGIGEITVIDDGVIAETDLHRQILYTARDVGAQKAETAAKRLAEQTPRIKVAAAAERLSAVNARQLLAGKTLALDCSDNFPTRKILNRACIQLKVKCVYAAVYRWEGQLAVFNPAYGPCYECLYPATACDRHGSCSDYGVCGPVAGAMGAFQAAEAIKLIAAGKSALEGKLWLFDVLSCETKTINLAKNPACAACSKGA, from the coding sequence ATGGAAAGATACGCGCGGCAGATGCTGCTGCCGGAAATAGGGCCGGAGGGCCAGGCCAGGCTTGGAAACGCGAAAATCGCCGTTGTAGGAGCGGGCGGGCTGGGTTGCGCGGCTCTGCCGTATCTGGCCGCCGCCGGTATTGGCGAAATCACGGTGATAGACGATGGCGTTATCGCGGAAACCGACCTGCACCGCCAGATTTTGTACACGGCGCGCGATGTGGGCGCGCAAAAAGCGGAAACCGCCGCAAAGCGGCTGGCGGAACAAACACCCCGCATAAAAGTCGCAGCCGCGGCGGAGCGGCTGTCCGCCGTCAATGCCCGGCAGTTGCTGGCGGGGAAAACCCTAGCATTGGATTGTTCTGACAACTTCCCTACACGGAAAATCCTCAACCGGGCCTGCATTCAACTGAAGGTTAAATGCGTATATGCGGCAGTATACCGCTGGGAGGGGCAACTGGCGGTATTCAACCCGGCATACGGCCCTTGTTATGAATGCCTTTACCCCGCCACCGCATGCGACAGGCACGGCTCCTGCTCCGATTACGGGGTATGCGGCCCGGTGGCCGGGGCGATGGGCGCTTTTCAGGCGGCGGAAGCCATAAAGCTCATAGCCGCGGGGAAAAGCGCGCTGGAAGGTAAATTGTGGCTTTTTGACGTGCTGTCCTGCGAAACCAAGACAATCAATCTCGCAAAAAACCCGGCCTGCGCGGCCTGCTCAAAAGGCGCATAG
- the alaS gene encoding alanine--tRNA ligase: MKSQEIRAKFLKYFRNCAHTPVNSSPLIPQDPTLLFTSAGMVPLKPYFLGLKTGMSRAVSCQKCFRTTDIERVGMTARHLTFFEMLGNFSFGDYFKTETLDWGWEFLTKQMNIPPDRLYATVYKGGLAPRDEKSVEIWQKLFPKHLRDSHIKELGDDTNFWTMGPTGPCGPCSEIYYDFGPGDYGPHECSGVGCDCDRYIEIWNHVFTQFDRHADGTLKQLPRRNIDTGMGLERLAAAVQGKKTPFATDLFEPIIGQAAGLLGFEPSFDAKFNPATKKPYINGANVIADHCRAAVFLVSEGVTPSNEGRGYVLRRIIRRAVRYGAVMAKDKSGPFLHKLAPSAAAIFKERYPELEKNQQLVCDTIKAEEERFLDTLEAGEKMLQDLFAKCSGGSFPGEEVFHLYETYGFPLELTRELAQKNGIAVDEEGFEKARAKAQQAARANWKGSGSKDVFLFQKAEESFPPAVFTGYNSLSEETTVTGILNSSGEIVDSLEKDGAGYVSLAVTPFYAESGGQTGEAGVITDGKDNIIAVVEDTQRPIAKAVLHKVRALDKISTGMAARATVSRPLRRASACNHTAVHLVNAALRQVMGSGVRQAGSYVSPERFRFDYTSNAAPSREQLAKVEELVNAAVESGLSVCKEERPLAEAQSLGATTLPGEQYADPARFVLINKGGFARAAERFSLELCGGIHADSSGELMTVKILKDSSLSAGVRRIEGVAGAAAIKYLRGTAAIAENFSERFSAGLEEVEKRVERLLKREKDFKREIAELKQKLVACQSADRGGETASGESCAPLFDVAGGMKVIVCANADADVAMLRSLSDKFRKEHPGALVIAASKREDKISFVAAAEENSPADACAVAKALAEKLGGKGGGKKDFAQGGGEAAHWNNFKKLALEAAQSALPAQKS; the protein is encoded by the coding sequence ATGAAAAGCCAAGAGATAAGAGCCAAATTCCTTAAATACTTCCGCAATTGCGCGCATACGCCGGTCAATTCCAGCCCGCTGATTCCGCAGGACCCTACACTGCTTTTCACTTCAGCCGGCATGGTTCCGCTGAAACCTTATTTCCTGGGCCTGAAAACCGGCATGAGCCGCGCCGTAAGCTGCCAGAAATGCTTCCGCACCACCGATATAGAGCGGGTGGGAATGACGGCGCGGCATCTTACGTTTTTTGAAATGCTGGGCAATTTCTCTTTCGGCGACTATTTCAAGACCGAAACACTGGACTGGGGGTGGGAATTTCTTACAAAGCAGATGAACATACCGCCGGACAGGCTCTACGCCACCGTATACAAGGGCGGGCTGGCCCCGCGCGACGAGAAGTCTGTGGAGATATGGCAGAAACTGTTCCCAAAACATTTGCGCGACAGCCATATAAAAGAACTTGGCGACGATACAAATTTCTGGACCATGGGCCCCACCGGCCCCTGCGGCCCCTGTTCCGAGATTTATTACGATTTCGGCCCCGGCGATTACGGCCCGCACGAATGTTCCGGGGTAGGCTGCGACTGCGACCGCTACATAGAAATATGGAACCACGTCTTTACCCAGTTTGACCGCCATGCGGACGGCACGTTAAAACAGCTCCCCCGCCGCAACATAGACACCGGCATGGGGCTGGAGCGGCTTGCCGCCGCAGTGCAGGGCAAAAAAACGCCTTTCGCAACGGACTTGTTTGAGCCGATTATCGGCCAGGCCGCCGGACTGCTGGGCTTTGAGCCCTCTTTTGACGCCAAATTCAACCCCGCCACAAAAAAACCGTATATAAACGGCGCCAACGTAATCGCGGACCATTGCCGCGCGGCGGTGTTTCTGGTCTCGGAAGGCGTAACGCCCTCCAACGAGGGGCGGGGCTACGTGCTGCGGCGCATTATCCGCCGCGCGGTGCGCTACGGCGCGGTGATGGCTAAAGACAAAAGCGGGCCCTTCCTGCATAAGCTGGCCCCGTCCGCCGCCGCCATATTCAAGGAGCGCTACCCGGAGCTTGAGAAAAACCAGCAGCTTGTGTGCGACACCATCAAGGCAGAGGAGGAGCGTTTCCTGGACACATTGGAAGCCGGCGAGAAAATGCTTCAGGACCTTTTCGCCAAATGCTCCGGCGGGTCTTTTCCGGGGGAGGAGGTTTTCCACCTCTACGAAACCTACGGCTTCCCGCTGGAGCTTACCCGCGAACTTGCCCAGAAAAACGGCATTGCCGTGGACGAGGAAGGCTTTGAAAAAGCCCGCGCAAAGGCGCAGCAGGCGGCACGGGCGAACTGGAAAGGCTCCGGCTCAAAAGACGTCTTTTTATTCCAGAAGGCGGAGGAGTCTTTCCCCCCGGCGGTGTTTACGGGCTACAACTCGCTTTCCGAGGAAACTACGGTAACCGGCATTCTGAACTCTTCCGGCGAGATTGTGGATTCGCTTGAAAAGGACGGCGCGGGATATGTCTCGCTGGCGGTTACCCCGTTTTATGCCGAATCCGGCGGACAGACCGGCGAGGCCGGCGTGATAACCGACGGCAAGGACAATATCATAGCCGTGGTGGAAGACACGCAGCGCCCCATCGCCAAAGCCGTGCTGCACAAGGTGCGCGCGCTGGATAAAATATCCACGGGCATGGCGGCGCGCGCCACGGTTTCAAGGCCGCTGCGCCGGGCCAGCGCATGCAACCACACCGCGGTGCATCTGGTCAACGCCGCGCTGCGGCAGGTGATGGGTTCCGGCGTGCGGCAGGCCGGCTCTTACGTGTCGCCGGAGCGGTTCCGCTTTGATTACACCTCCAACGCCGCCCCGTCGCGCGAGCAGCTGGCGAAGGTGGAAGAGCTTGTCAACGCCGCCGTGGAAAGCGGCCTTTCCGTCTGCAAGGAGGAGCGCCCGCTTGCCGAGGCCCAATCCCTGGGCGCCACCACGCTTCCCGGCGAGCAGTACGCGGACCCGGCGCGCTTTGTGCTTATCAACAAAGGCGGCTTTGCGCGCGCGGCGGAGCGTTTCAGCCTGGAGCTTTGCGGCGGCATACACGCCGATTCCTCGGGCGAGCTGATGACGGTCAAAATCCTGAAAGATTCCTCCCTTTCCGCCGGAGTGCGGCGCATAGAGGGGGTGGCCGGCGCCGCCGCCATCAAATACCTGCGCGGCACAGCCGCGATAGCGGAGAATTTCTCGGAGCGTTTTTCCGCCGGGCTGGAGGAAGTGGAAAAACGGGTGGAGCGGCTGCTAAAGCGCGAAAAGGATTTCAAGCGCGAGATCGCGGAACTCAAGCAGAAGCTGGTCGCCTGCCAGAGCGCGGACCGGGGCGGCGAAACCGCCTCCGGCGAAAGCTGCGCCCCGCTTTTTGACGTTGCGGGCGGCATGAAGGTGATCGTCTGCGCCAATGCGGACGCGGATGTGGCGATGCTGCGCTCCCTGTCCGACAAGTTCCGCAAGGAGCATCCGGGCGCGCTGGTAATCGCCGCCTCAAAGCGCGAGGATAAAATATCCTTCGTGGCCGCCGCCGAGGAGAATTCCCCGGCGGACGCCTGCGCCGTCGCCAAAGCCCTGGCGGAAAAGCTGGGCGGGAAAGGCGGCGGCAAAAAGGACTTCGCCCAGGGCGGCGGCGAGGCCGCGCATTGGAACAATTTCAAAAAGCTGGCACTGGAGGCGGCGCAGTCCGCCCTCCCCGCGCAGAAAAGCTGA